The Malus domestica chromosome 06, GDT2T_hap1 genome has a segment encoding these proteins:
- the LOC103436715 gene encoding peptidyl-prolyl cis-trans isomerase FKBP18, chloroplastic isoform X1, translating to MASVRCLTVNQRLSRHHSHSKGGSGGSGSSTKGQVEQVSVVQKVLPISSSLISCSRRCAAILISTWLPITLISAASPPPPSLARERRNRKIIPLEDYRTTPADGLKYYDLVEGRGPVAEKGSTVEVHFDCLYRGITAVSSRESKLLAGNRSIAQPYVFKVGATPGKERKREFVDNANGLFSAQAAPKPPQAMYSVTEGMKVGGKRTVIVPPEAGYGQRGMNEIPPGATFELNLELLQVIPPDGK from the exons ATGGCATCAGTAAGGTGCTTGACCGTTAATCAGCGTCTCAGTCGTCATCACTCTCATTCAAAAGGTGGCAGCGGCGGCAGCGGCAGCAGTACTAAAGGGCAAGTGGAACAAGTTTCAGTAGTACAAAAAGTGCTGCCCATTTCCTCGTCATTGATTTCTTGTTCAAGAAGATGTGCTGCCATTCTCATTAGTACTTGGCTGCCTATCACCCTCATTTCAGCCGCGTCTCCTCCTCCGCCTTCACTGGCGAGAGAGCGACGCAACAGGAAAATCATCCCCCTTGAAGACTACCGCACAACCC CAGCTGATGGATTAAAATATTATGATTTGGTTGAGGGAAGGGGTCCAGTAGCTGAGAAAGGATCAACAGTTGAG GTCCACTTTGACTGCTTGTATCGGGGGATTACAGCCGTGTCAAGCAGGGAATCTAAACTCTTGGCCGGAAATCGTAGTATCGCGCAG CCATACGTGTTCAAAGTTGGAGCTACTCCGGGGAAAGAACGAAAGCGTGAGTTTGTGGACAATGCCAATGGTCTATTTTCTGCACAAGCTGCACCAAAACCCCCTCAAGCAATGTACTCGGTAACTGAGGGGATGAAAGTCGGGGGAAAG CGAACTGTGATTGTTCCTCCAGAGGCTGGCTACGGCCAAAGGGGCATGAATGAGATCCCT CCTGGTGCAACGTTTGAGCTAAATCTGGAGCTTTTGCAAGTAATTCCGCCTGACGGAAAGTGA
- the LOC103436715 gene encoding peptidyl-prolyl cis-trans isomerase FKBP18, chloroplastic isoform X2, with protein MASVRCLTVNQRLSRHHSHSKGGSGGSGSSTKGQVEQVSVVQKVLPISSSLISCSRRCAAILISTWLPITLISAASPPPPSLARERRNRKIIPLEDYRTTPDGLKYYDLVEGRGPVAEKGSTVEVHFDCLYRGITAVSSRESKLLAGNRSIAQPYVFKVGATPGKERKREFVDNANGLFSAQAAPKPPQAMYSVTEGMKVGGKRTVIVPPEAGYGQRGMNEIPPGATFELNLELLQVIPPDGK; from the exons ATGGCATCAGTAAGGTGCTTGACCGTTAATCAGCGTCTCAGTCGTCATCACTCTCATTCAAAAGGTGGCAGCGGCGGCAGCGGCAGCAGTACTAAAGGGCAAGTGGAACAAGTTTCAGTAGTACAAAAAGTGCTGCCCATTTCCTCGTCATTGATTTCTTGTTCAAGAAGATGTGCTGCCATTCTCATTAGTACTTGGCTGCCTATCACCCTCATTTCAGCCGCGTCTCCTCCTCCGCCTTCACTGGCGAGAGAGCGACGCAACAGGAAAATCATCCCCCTTGAAGACTACCGCACAACCC CTGATGGATTAAAATATTATGATTTGGTTGAGGGAAGGGGTCCAGTAGCTGAGAAAGGATCAACAGTTGAG GTCCACTTTGACTGCTTGTATCGGGGGATTACAGCCGTGTCAAGCAGGGAATCTAAACTCTTGGCCGGAAATCGTAGTATCGCGCAG CCATACGTGTTCAAAGTTGGAGCTACTCCGGGGAAAGAACGAAAGCGTGAGTTTGTGGACAATGCCAATGGTCTATTTTCTGCACAAGCTGCACCAAAACCCCCTCAAGCAATGTACTCGGTAACTGAGGGGATGAAAGTCGGGGGAAAG CGAACTGTGATTGTTCCTCCAGAGGCTGGCTACGGCCAAAGGGGCATGAATGAGATCCCT CCTGGTGCAACGTTTGAGCTAAATCTGGAGCTTTTGCAAGTAATTCCGCCTGACGGAAAGTGA